The Kogia breviceps isolate mKogBre1 chromosome 8, mKogBre1 haplotype 1, whole genome shotgun sequence DNA window ACTGGTTCTCTTGAAAAGATAGAACTAACTTCGACTACGGAGAGCAGGGGTTGCTTTCTTCCTAATTAACTCCTTTCTCAGCTGggatctctctgtctctctctaccaTGAGTGGCTGAGTCAGAAAACGCGACAGCGGTTCCGTACCTTACGGAGCTTCGGAACCATCTGAGCTGTGTACAGAGACTTGGCGGGGCCTAACCTGGAAGAAAACACGGGCGCCCCGGCTTGCCCCCGCGCGCCTCACTCTCCCCCGGCGCCACAGCGGGTCTGGACCTCAAGCAACTCCGCGCTGTGCGCCCCGCCCCGCCGTGTGCCCCGCCCCGTCAGTACGGCCCGCTCCTTACGCCCAGCTTGGGTAGCGACCCGGCCCACCAAAGATTCTGACCCCCCACCCTCGAGAACCAAGGGCCCGCGGATGCAGGGCGCGATGGCCGCCCCATTCGCGGCCCCGGTCACGCGGCAGATCAGCGGCTGCGCCGCCCCAGCCCCAGTCCCAGTCCCAAGCGGCCCCGAGAGCGGGCAGCGCCTGGCCGCCGCCGTGGCCGACCTGCCGGTGCTGGACGCCTCCGGGAAGCGGGTGCTGTTTGGCGCGCTGTTCCGGGAGCGCCGGGCTGTAGTGGTCTTCGTGCGGGTGAGCGCGGGCTGTGGGACGATCCGGAGCAGggacctcacccgcaggctgGGACAGAGGTTGCTTCCACGACCTCCGCTGGGGGGTGGTTACATCGGGCCCCTGGACGGGTCCAGGGCCCGAGAGCGAAGCCCGCCGGGCCTGGCCCTTCCCGCGGTCATCCACTAGAAGCTTCCGGAATGCGAACTGCTCCTCTCGCTTCCTTGAACGGGAATGGAAAAGCAGCACGCCAAGCCAAGGCCATTTTCTCAGCGAGCGAAGAGGCCTAGCACAGACTGGGTGCGGCCTAATTTCAATGCATATTTGGGCGCCCCGACACCTCTTTCTACCCGTCTTGGGTGTTGTGTTAATTAGCATCACGCATAATGCAGTACTTGGTCCTTTCTGACCCCAGGGGTGTTAGTTGCTAACTTGTCCTTTTTGCCCGTATTGGAATTTCAGCATTTCCTGTGTTACATCTGCAAGGAATATGTAGAAGATCTGGCCAAAATCCCCAAGAGTTTCTTACAAGTAAGTTTCCTGAGAGTGAGCAGCAGCGAGCCCCGCTTCAGGGCGGCCTTGTGAAAATCGCCTGCCATTTATAAGGAGTGCAACGGGATGAGGTGCGGAGTGCACCACCTTCACAAACCCAGATTCTCACCATCCCACACATCTCTCCAACACCTCCAAAAAGGAGAGGCACGCGTTAGAAGTCTATTTCTGGCCTGTTCATTATTGCGTGGTTATAAACATACTaaccataataataattttgatgTTACCTAATAACCTGCCTGTTCTCAAATGTTGATTGATAATGACCAAAAACagaaatgctaaaaatatttccttccctttatttttgtaataaagaCACTCCAAATAGTTGTTCGTTATAGGAAAATACTAATATATCTTAAAGGTGAAAATGTGTATTGTTAATGGAATGCATGTTCCACATTGGTCTGACAGCCACATACAGGTGTGTTTCTTCAGGCGTATAGAGGTTGTCCCCAGCTGAGCTTTTGAGTGAACGCATTGGGTAGATTTTGTAAAACTAAGATCTATTTTCAGCAGACCTTATCAATTGAGatgtgaaagaataaaattgtCTGATTAAATAACCCTActttaatagtttttattcttgtttAATGTATGCCTTTGGGGGAAGTGTAGAGAACTACTGactatattattttgaaattcttacTTAGCAAAAGAATAATCTGAATTAATTGAACATTTTAGCATACATCTCTTTGCTTTGACTCACACAATTTTGTTCTTTATACCATTCTTCTAGAAGCCTATAGGTGGCATTAGGATGGAACAGAAGAGTTGGATTAGGGGAAGTTGTATGAAACATGTGATTTCCAATAATATGTAcatgtcttttttctctcctaaaGGAAGCAAATGTCACTCTTATAGTGATTGGACAGTCATCCTACCATCATATTGAGGTAAATACATAGCAAATTGTGACTCTAACAGGTTAAATCTCTTTcagacataaaaattatattatttgaatCACTAAATGTAGGCTAAATTTGCTAAAATTAAGTCAGATTATCactatttttctcccatttcttttgATAAAAATTCAAACTATACTCTTTTTTTCAGCCTTTCTGTAAACTGACTGGGTATTCTCATGAAATCTATGTTGATCCTGAGAGAGAAATTTATAAAAGATTGGGAATGCAAAGGGGTGAAGAAATTGCCTCCTCAGGTAAGACATGATATGTCTCAAGTAGAAAACACTAATGGTGTATTTCACAtttcacatatgcatatatatgcataggGGAACAAGTGGTAAATTCATAAATCAACCTGCTTTTTATGATTCTAGTAAGTGATCCAGATTCATGAGACTCTAAAAGATTCATTTCCTGGATGTAATGACATGGAAGGCTGTTGGCAAAGtactaaatgaatgaaaaatgcaaGTTGCATAGCAGTGTTtttagtatgattccatttttataaaaataaaaaccattttcaTAAAGATCTATACTATATATGtgtgaaatgaaaaatgttttacaaGATATTGCAATGATTACCCCAAGGCATGGGAATGAGAAAAGTGGCTTTTGAGTTTTTTACAAGAAGTAcattttacttttgta harbors:
- the PRXL2C gene encoding peroxiredoxin-like 2C isoform X4; the protein is MQGAMAAPFAAPVTRQISGCAAPAPVPVPSGPESGQRLAAAVADLPVLDASGKRVLFGALFRERRAVVVFVRHFLCYICKEYVEDLAKIPKSFLQEANVTLIVIGQSSYHHIEPFCKLTGYSHEIYVDPEREIYKRLGMQRGEEIASSGHSPHIKSNIVSGSIQSLWRAVTGPLFDFQGDPSQQGGTLILGPGKWSR
- the PRXL2C gene encoding peroxiredoxin-like 2C isoform X3; the protein is MQGAMAAPFAAPVTRQISGCAAPAPVPVPSGPESGQRLAAAVADLPVLDASGKRVLFGALFRERRAVVVFVRHFLCYICKEYVEDLAKIPKSFLQEANVTLIVIGQSSYHHIEPFCKLTGYSHEIYVDPEREIYKRLGMQRGEEIASSGHSPHIKSNIVSGSIQSLWRAVTGPLFDFQGDPSQQGGTLILGPDSFPI
- the PRXL2C gene encoding peroxiredoxin-like 2C isoform X2, whose product is MQGAMAAPFAAPVTRQISGCAAPAPVPVPSGPESGQRLAAAVADLPVLDASGKRVLFGALFRERRAVVVFVRHFLCYICKEYVEDLAKIPKSFLQEANVTLIVIGQSSYHHIEPFCKLTGYSHEIYVDPEREIYKRLGMQRGEEIASSGDPSQQGGTLILGPGNNIHFIHRDRNRLDHKPINSVLQLVGVQHVDFTSRPSVIHV
- the PRXL2C gene encoding peroxiredoxin-like 2C isoform X1; its protein translation is MQGAMAAPFAAPVTRQISGCAAPAPVPVPSGPESGQRLAAAVADLPVLDASGKRVLFGALFRERRAVVVFVRHFLCYICKEYVEDLAKIPKSFLQEANVTLIVIGQSSYHHIEPFCKLTGYSHEIYVDPEREIYKRLGMQRGEEIASSGHSPHIKSNIVSGSIQSLWRAVTGPLFDFQGDPSQQGGTLILGPGNNIHFIHRDRNRLDHKPINSVLQLVGVQHVDFTSRPSVIHV